One genomic segment of Aliarcobacter cibarius includes these proteins:
- a CDS encoding rhomboid family intramembrane serine protease, which produces MLKFSKSDFTATNIIIFITVIAYIVQINIEQGSLFMGLNLYFLVGGFFWQPITTIFSHGGIAHLGMNMFVLWQFGNLIEKARGAKSFVILYLVTGILTSLLSFLYIFYVDVRVNLVGASGAISAILGYVAYFDKSQRSGIITWILLISVAPLLIGLPIAWYAHFIGLFVGFIYAIIHKQILQSRLKR; this is translated from the coding sequence ATGCTTAAATTCTCAAAAAGTGATTTTACTGCTACAAATATTATAATATTTATTACAGTAATAGCTTATATTGTTCAAATAAACATTGAGCAGGGATCACTTTTTATGGGATTAAATTTATATTTTTTGGTTGGTGGATTTTTTTGGCAACCAATAACTACTATTTTTTCTCATGGAGGAATTGCTCATCTTGGTATGAATATGTTTGTTTTATGGCAATTTGGGAACTTAATCGAAAAAGCAAGAGGTGCTAAAAGTTTTGTAATTTTGTATTTAGTAACTGGAATTTTAACTTCTTTGTTATCCTTCTTATATATTTTTTATGTTGATGTTAGAGTAAATTTAGTAGGTGCAAGTGGAGCAATTTCTGCAATTTTGGGTTATGTTGCTTATTTTGATAAATCTCAAAGAAGTGGAATCATCACTTGGATTTTACTTATATCAGTTGCTCCACTTCTAATTGGACTTCCAATAGCTTGGTATGCGCATTTTATAGGTCTTTTTGTTGGATTTATTTATGCAATAATTCATAAACAGATTTTACAAAGTAGATTAAAAAGATAA